The following coding sequences lie in one Mucilaginibacter sp. KACC 22773 genomic window:
- a CDS encoding DUF3592 domain-containing protein: protein MNATIDEIILFAGGAFLAVWGFAKITERRKLLKNGVRVEGTVMENDYSGNGSSYYPVIRYVTLEKDWVTKKYDIGSSPPAFKEGETVRVIYSPDNNQQFIIDNWHSKLLAPVFIAIGIALIIGVVVYYILYQ from the coding sequence ATGAATGCAACAATTGACGAAATTATACTTTTTGCGGGTGGTGCTTTTTTAGCTGTTTGGGGTTTTGCCAAAATAACCGAACGGCGTAAATTATTAAAAAACGGGGTCCGTGTTGAAGGTACGGTTATGGAAAATGACTATAGTGGTAATGGGAGTAGTTATTATCCGGTAATAAGGTATGTAACGCTTGAAAAGGACTGGGTAACTAAAAAATACGATATTGGCAGCAGCCCGCCTGCATTTAAAGAGGGCGAAACCGTTAGGGTGATATACAGTCCGGATAATAATCAGCAATTTATAATAGACAACTGGCACAGCAAGCTTTTGGCTCCGGTATTTATTGCTATCGGGATAGCTTTAATAATTGGTGTAGTTGTATACTATATATTGTATCAGTAA
- the fbp gene encoding class 1 fructose-bisphosphatase — MKTVKTLGQFIIEKQADFPYAKGELSRLLRDLGIAAKIVNREINKAGLIDIIGETGETNSHGEHQKKMDIYANEQFISALQSGGECCIVVSEENEEHIYIDSEISKNAKYIVAIDPLDGSSNIDVNVSVGTIFSIYRRKSNEGKATLQDVLQNGTEQVAAGYVIYGSSTMLVYTTGKGVNGFTLDPSIGEFCLSHPEMSIPAEGNTYSINEGYYTHLPEGVKKYIKYCQVEDDITNRPYTSRYTGSMIADIHRNLIKGGIFIYPTTAQYKNGKLRLVYECNPMAFIVEQAGGLATNGYDRILDIEVEQLHQRSAIFIGSKLMVKRAQEFMNSFSPKSAVALV; from the coding sequence ATGAAGACAGTAAAAACGTTAGGGCAATTTATTATAGAGAAGCAGGCCGATTTTCCGTATGCCAAAGGCGAACTTTCGCGGCTTTTACGCGATTTAGGTATCGCAGCAAAAATTGTAAACCGCGAAATTAATAAAGCCGGGCTGATTGATATCATTGGCGAAACAGGCGAAACCAATTCACACGGGGAGCACCAGAAAAAAATGGATATATATGCAAACGAACAGTTCATTTCGGCATTGCAAAGCGGCGGTGAATGTTGTATTGTTGTTTCTGAAGAGAATGAAGAACATATTTATATCGACTCTGAGATATCAAAAAACGCCAAATATATTGTGGCTATTGACCCCCTGGATGGTTCATCTAATATTGATGTAAATGTAAGTGTTGGCACTATATTTTCTATTTACCGCAGAAAATCGAACGAAGGTAAAGCAACGCTTCAGGATGTTTTGCAGAATGGTACCGAACAAGTAGCAGCGGGATATGTAATTTATGGCTCATCCACTATGTTGGTATATACCACAGGCAAGGGGGTAAACGGTTTTACACTTGATCCCTCAATTGGAGAGTTTTGCTTGTCGCACCCCGAAATGAGTATTCCTGCCGAAGGTAATACTTATTCTATAAACGAAGGATACTACACCCATTTGCCCGAAGGCGTTAAAAAATATATTAAATATTGCCAGGTAGAAGATGATATCACCAATAGGCCGTATACTTCAAGGTACACCGGATCGATGATTGCAGATATTCACCGTAATTTAATAAAGGGGGGCATATTTATTTACCCAACCACAGCACAGTATAAAAATGGAAAACTTCGCCTGGTTTACGAGTGCAACCCGATGGCGTTTATTGTGGAGCAGGCAGGTGGTTTGGCTACTAACGGATACGACAGAATTTTGGATATTGAAGTAGAGCAGCTCCATCAGCGTTCGGCTATATTTATAGGATCGAAGTTAATGGTAAAAAGAGCGCAGGAGTTTATGAATTCTTTTTCACCTAAAAGTGCTGTTGCCTTGGTTTAG
- a CDS encoding OmpH family outer membrane protein → MKSLIIVASVILTSLAASAQTAPAAASAANTIVFVNSDSLINNYDYYKAVRFNLQDLSQKAQAEITAKGTAFQKEVAAYQKSASSLNLAQRTTTEKRLATKQQTLQALSQNTAKQLQDEEAEQNSKLYDHIAAYLKTYTKTKGYKIVLTYSKANPSMLYGDESLDVTKEVLAGLNEEYKKETAPAPVK, encoded by the coding sequence ATGAAGTCACTTATCATCGTCGCCTCTGTTATATTGACCTCGCTTGCCGCAAGCGCGCAAACTGCGCCCGCCGCTGCCAGCGCTGCCAATACTATCGTTTTTGTTAACTCAGATTCGCTTATTAATAATTACGACTATTATAAAGCTGTAAGATTTAATTTGCAGGACCTTTCGCAAAAAGCCCAGGCCGAAATTACAGCAAAAGGCACTGCGTTTCAAAAGGAAGTAGCCGCTTACCAGAAAAGCGCGTCGTCACTTAACCTGGCACAGCGTACCACTACAGAAAAACGCCTGGCAACAAAACAGCAGACATTGCAGGCCCTTTCTCAAAACACAGCCAAGCAATTACAGGATGAAGAAGCAGAGCAAAATTCAAAGCTGTATGACCATATAGCGGCATACTTAAAAACTTATACTAAAACAAAAGGCTATAAAATTGTGCTTACCTACTCAAAAGCAAACCCATCCATGCTTTATGGTGACGAAAGCCTTGACGTGACCAAAGAAGTACTTGCCGGGCTAAACGAGGAATATAAAAAGGAAACAGCTCCTGCCCCGGTGAAGTAA
- a CDS encoding iron-containing alcohol dehydrogenase, translating into MIQTDSALRNIKVRFPGQIIIGKNSIIELADEIIGAGHVHVLIVTIDVLLTTIGPVIKQLQQKDIKVQVNTSITREPSYADIYSLLITASGQPVDAVIGIGGGSVLDAAKVIAAQIKNDQTINEITGNGLLKKRGVKLICIPTTAGTGSEVSPNAILIDDTDNQKKGIISPYLVPDTVIIDPALTYNLPPDITAATGLDALTHCLEAYTNLFAHPFIDMYAFEGIRLIAANLPKAVSDGADENARAQLAIGSMLGGFCLGPVNTAGVHALAYPLGSMFHIAHGLSNALLLPYVMRYNAISAPARYADVARALGCNSLGTDLETAYAGVDKVRGLIKQCHLPEKLSDVGVPRSAIPAMAADAMKITRLLKNNPRAITISDAINIYEEAY; encoded by the coding sequence ATGATACAAACAGATAGTGCCCTCAGGAACATAAAGGTAAGATTTCCGGGGCAAATTATCATCGGAAAAAATTCAATAATTGAACTGGCCGACGAAATTATTGGTGCAGGGCACGTTCATGTATTAATTGTTACAATTGATGTACTTTTAACAACCATTGGCCCGGTTATTAAGCAGTTACAACAAAAAGACATCAAGGTACAGGTAAATACATCGATAACCCGCGAACCCTCTTATGCCGATATCTACAGTTTATTAATAACCGCATCAGGCCAGCCCGTTGATGCAGTTATTGGCATTGGCGGCGGTAGTGTGTTGGATGCAGCCAAGGTAATAGCTGCACAAATAAAAAATGATCAAACCATAAATGAAATAACAGGTAATGGCCTGCTCAAAAAACGGGGCGTTAAATTGATATGCATACCTACTACTGCCGGTACCGGCAGCGAAGTATCGCCGAATGCCATATTAATTGACGACACTGATAATCAAAAAAAAGGGATAATCAGCCCATACCTTGTTCCGGATACCGTGATAATTGACCCGGCATTAACTTATAATTTACCGCCGGATATTACGGCAGCTACAGGCCTTGATGCCCTTACCCATTGCCTTGAAGCTTACACTAACCTATTTGCACATCCTTTTATTGATATGTACGCTTTTGAAGGCATTAGGCTTATTGCTGCCAACCTTCCAAAAGCAGTTAGTGACGGCGCAGATGAAAACGCACGCGCCCAGTTGGCCATTGGCAGTATGCTTGGCGGCTTTTGCCTGGGGCCGGTAAATACCGCCGGGGTACATGCCCTGGCCTATCCTTTAGGCAGCATGTTTCATATAGCCCACGGGTTGTCAAATGCATTGTTGTTGCCTTATGTTATGCGCTATAATGCTATATCTGCACCTGCGCGTTATGCAGATGTTGCAAGAGCATTGGGCTGCAATAGCCTGGGTACCGACTTAGAAACAGCATATGCCGGTGTTGACAAAGTACGCGGGCTTATTAAACAATGCCATCTCCCCGAAAAGTTGAGTGACGTGGGTGTACCCCGGTCTGCCATCCCCGCCATGGCAGCCGATGCAATGAAGATTACCCGGTTACTTAAAAACAATCCCCGAGCCATAACCATTAGCGACGCGATAAATATTTATGAGGAAGCTTATTGA
- a CDS encoding acyl-CoA desaturase, producing MAILIFFIAHWFLSLFFQTFFQHRYASHRMFTTNKFWERIFYLMAYLFEGTSFLNPRAYAMMHRQHHAFSDTEKDPHSPHFFADVYQMMKHTIKTFGDYVKRSKNPEIQFPGYYPEWPIVDRMGSSILSRLLFGAAYACFYIFFAAHWWMFLLLPVHFMMGPIHGAIVNWCGHKYGYRNFENDDKSKNTTPFDFLMLGELFQNNHHKHPNSANFGKKWFEIDPVYPVMKLMHWMRIITLRKA from the coding sequence ATGGCCATACTTATTTTTTTTATCGCGCACTGGTTTCTATCGCTATTTTTTCAAACTTTCTTCCAACACAGGTATGCTTCGCACCGAATGTTTACCACAAATAAATTCTGGGAACGCATATTTTATCTGATGGCCTATCTTTTCGAGGGCACTTCGTTTTTAAACCCGCGGGCTTATGCCATGATGCACCGCCAGCACCATGCTTTCAGCGATACAGAAAAAGATCCGCATTCGCCGCATTTCTTTGCAGATGTTTATCAAATGATGAAGCATACTATTAAAACTTTTGGTGATTACGTAAAACGGAGCAAAAATCCCGAGATACAATTCCCGGGGTATTACCCTGAATGGCCGATAGTTGACCGCATGGGCTCTTCGATATTATCAAGACTGCTTTTTGGCGCGGCGTATGCCTGCTTTTACATTTTTTTTGCTGCCCATTGGTGGATGTTTTTATTATTGCCCGTACATTTTATGATGGGGCCTATCCATGGCGCTATTGTTAACTGGTGTGGCCATAAGTATGGGTACAGAAATTTTGAAAATGATGATAAATCAAAAAATACAACGCCATTTGATTTTTTGATGCTGGGCGAGTTGTTCCAGAACAACCACCATAAGCACCCAAATAGTGCCAATTTTGGGAAAAAATGGTTTGAGATAGACCCGGTTTACCCGGTTATGAAGCTAATGCACTGGATGCGCATCATCACCTTAAGAAAAGCATGA
- a CDS encoding dihydrodipicolinate synthase family protein, which produces MKQKKKYNGLVVPTITPLTENYKLDHEAVEKIFDNIFNYGGVPFILGTTGEAPSLPDDVKIDFIKLAARLKQPNKLIYAGISSNCLAESIEMAKKCADEGIDVAVAHVPAYFTLTEYEIKKYFETLANSIPLPLIIYNIPATTDVSIQLNLLNDLSYHENIVGTKDSERNYDRLQQSIKLWANRADFSHFLGWGAQSAHALFTGGDGLVPSTGNLFPDIYYKMIVAADNNDEPSALRLQKHSNLVGDLYQGKRLLGESLAALKSLMESAGLCRSVLMPPLQKVSAENAAQLREGLQKIATRENLNLPIYQ; this is translated from the coding sequence ATGAAACAAAAAAAGAAATACAATGGCTTGGTAGTGCCAACCATAACACCGTTAACCGAAAACTACAAGCTCGATCATGAAGCAGTCGAAAAGATTTTTGACAATATTTTCAACTATGGCGGTGTGCCATTTATATTGGGTACCACCGGCGAAGCACCGTCGCTGCCTGACGATGTAAAAATTGATTTCATAAAACTTGCTGCCAGGCTTAAACAGCCTAACAAACTTATTTACGCCGGCATTTCATCAAACTGCCTTGCCGAATCCATTGAAATGGCAAAAAAATGCGCCGATGAGGGAATTGATGTTGCGGTAGCTCACGTACCTGCATATTTTACATTAACGGAGTACGAAATAAAAAAATATTTTGAAACCCTGGCTAATAGCATTCCTTTGCCGCTTATTATATACAACATACCGGCAACAACCGATGTATCTATCCAGCTAAACCTGCTTAACGATTTAAGCTATCACGAAAATATAGTTGGGACTAAGGACTCTGAACGGAATTATGACCGGCTGCAGCAATCAATTAAGTTATGGGCAAATCGCGCTGATTTTAGCCACTTTTTGGGATGGGGAGCGCAATCAGCCCATGCTTTGTTCACCGGCGGCGACGGCCTGGTGCCAAGCACAGGAAACCTGTTTCCTGATATCTATTATAAAATGATTGTTGCTGCCGATAACAACGACGAGCCATCGGCATTAAGGCTGCAAAAACATTCCAATCTTGTGGGCGATTTATACCAGGGAAAGCGTTTGTTAGGTGAATCGTTGGCTGCTTTAAAATCATTAATGGAAAGCGCTGGTTTGTGCCGGTCTGTTTTAATGCCGCCGTTACAAAAGGTAAGTGCCGAAAATGCAGCTCAGCTACGGGAAGGGCTCCAAAAAATTGCTACCCGCGAAAACCTTAATTTACCAATTTACCAATGA
- a CDS encoding DUF3592 domain-containing protein, whose amino-acid sequence MISEIKAVNDNTKGSLIIGMLGFFIVGIGVVRIILRRQLFKNGIRVPGTVVRIDESFEDGKPMYHPVFTYQTVKGETITNRRAIGSNPTSFSVGEKVKIIYDPTEKDNYIVDNFRGNIVGYLIAAAGIIVILAAFSI is encoded by the coding sequence ATGATTTCTGAAATAAAAGCAGTCAATGACAATACGAAAGGCAGCCTGATTATTGGTATGCTGGGATTCTTTATTGTTGGGATTGGTGTTGTAAGAATAATTTTGCGCCGGCAACTTTTTAAAAATGGTATTCGTGTACCTGGGACGGTGGTGCGGATTGATGAAAGCTTTGAAGATGGTAAGCCGATGTATCACCCTGTGTTTACTTATCAAACCGTAAAAGGTGAAACAATAACCAATCGAAGGGCTATTGGCTCCAATCCGACATCGTTTTCAGTAGGCGAGAAGGTGAAAATTATTTACGATCCAACCGAAAAGGATAATTACATAGTAGATAACTTTAGGGGGAATATCGTTGGTTATTTGATAGCTGCAGCTGGCATTATTGTCATCCTTGCTGCCTTCTCTATTTAA
- a CDS encoding acyl-CoA carboxylase subunit beta has translation MDLSFNINEDINKQLVYELKTRLKKVYLGGGEKAALKQKEKGKMLARERVAYLIDKDKPWLEVGAFTADGMYAEHGGCPSGGVICGIGYVSGRQCVIVANDATVKAGAWFPITAKKNLRAQEIAMENRLPIIYLVDSAGVYLPLQDEIFPDKEHFGRIFRNNAMMSSMGIVQISAIMGSCVAGGAYLPIMSDEAMIVEGTGSVFLAGSYLVKSAIGEDVDNETLGGATTHCEISGVTDYKQPNDQACLDSIRNIMGMVGDYNKAGFDRIKPVAPKLDPKDIYGILPDNREKAYDMREIILRLLDDSAFEEYKEGYGQSIICGLGRVDGWAVGIVANQRKVIKSKKGEMQFGGVIYSDSADKATRFIMNCNQKKIPLVFLQDVTGFMVGSRSEQGGIIKDGAKMVNAVANSVVPKFTIVIGNSYGAGNYAMCGKAYDPRLIYAWPSAKIAVMGGAQAAKVLVQMQSAGLKAKGELVDEVKEQELLKQTTDRYNSQTTPYYAAARLWVDGIIDPLETRKVISMGIEAANHSPIEKAFNVGVIQT, from the coding sequence ATGGATCTGTCATTCAATATAAATGAAGATATAAACAAGCAGCTTGTTTATGAGCTTAAAACCCGGCTTAAAAAAGTTTACCTGGGTGGTGGCGAAAAGGCTGCTTTGAAACAAAAAGAAAAAGGCAAAATGCTGGCGCGCGAGCGGGTGGCCTATTTGATAGATAAAGATAAACCCTGGCTGGAGGTTGGCGCGTTTACTGCCGATGGCATGTATGCCGAGCATGGCGGCTGCCCGTCTGGTGGTGTTATTTGCGGTATTGGCTATGTATCGGGCAGGCAATGTGTAATTGTGGCCAATGATGCCACGGTAAAGGCCGGCGCCTGGTTCCCGATAACCGCAAAGAAAAATTTACGCGCGCAGGAAATAGCTATGGAAAACCGGCTGCCTATCATTTACCTGGTAGATTCGGCAGGAGTGTATTTGCCTTTGCAGGATGAGATATTCCCGGATAAAGAACATTTCGGCCGTATTTTTAGGAATAATGCCATGATGAGCAGTATGGGTATCGTCCAGATTTCGGCCATTATGGGCTCATGCGTGGCCGGTGGCGCGTATTTACCTATCATGAGCGATGAGGCTATGATTGTAGAGGGCACCGGATCGGTTTTCCTGGCAGGATCGTACCTGGTAAAATCGGCCATAGGCGAGGATGTGGATAACGAAACCCTGGGCGGCGCTACCACGCATTGCGAAATTTCGGGCGTTACCGATTATAAACAACCTAACGACCAGGCTTGCCTCGATTCTATCCGTAATATCATGGGCATGGTGGGCGACTATAACAAGGCCGGGTTCGACAGGATTAAGCCGGTTGCACCAAAGTTAGACCCCAAAGATATTTACGGCATTTTGCCCGATAACCGCGAGAAGGCTTACGATATGCGCGAGATTATATTACGGTTACTGGACGATTCGGCTTTTGAAGAATATAAGGAAGGTTATGGCCAATCTATCATTTGCGGCCTGGGCCGGGTTGATGGCTGGGCGGTAGGCATTGTGGCTAACCAGCGCAAGGTGATTAAATCAAAGAAAGGAGAAATGCAGTTTGGCGGCGTCATCTATTCCGACTCGGCCGATAAGGCAACCCGTTTTATTATGAACTGCAACCAAAAGAAAATTCCGCTGGTGTTTTTGCAGGACGTTACCGGTTTTATGGTAGGCAGCCGCAGCGAACAGGGGGGCATTATAAAAGATGGTGCCAAAATGGTAAACGCGGTAGCCAATTCGGTAGTGCCCAAGTTTACCATAGTTATAGGTAACTCCTACGGCGCAGGTAACTATGCCATGTGCGGCAAGGCCTACGATCCACGGCTGATATATGCCTGGCCATCGGCAAAAATAGCCGTTATGGGCGGCGCGCAGGCAGCCAAGGTGCTGGTGCAAATGCAGTCGGCAGGGTTAAAGGCCAAAGGGGAGCTGGTAGATGAGGTAAAGGAGCAGGAACTGTTAAAACAAACCACCGATAGGTATAACAGCCAAACCACACCATACTACGCAGCGGCAAGGCTTTGGGTTGATGGTATTATCGACCCGCTGGAAACCCGTAAAGTAATATCTATGGGGATAGAAGCTGCCAACCATTCACCTATTGAAAAAGCGTTTAATGTGGGGGTGATACAGACTTAG
- the pdxA gene encoding 4-hydroxythreonine-4-phosphate dehydrogenase PdxA, giving the protein MINKKPIIGITMGDPASIGPEIAIKALLTKRLFDICNPVIIGDAAVFNDIIKRLDMQAIINPIKNIKDAAFIYGEPDVYDLQNVDMSQLRFGEISAMAGNASFEAVKKVIDLALAGEVDATVTGPINKKSVNEAGHHFAGHTEIYAHFTGTKKYAMLLVEDNMKVIHVSTHVSLRQACDLVKKDRIVQVIELLHNGLMQLGETNLKIGIAGLNPHAGDSGLFGTEDNEEILPAVLEALKAGYDVEGPIPADTLFSKASTGYYGGVVAMYHDQGHIPFKLTGFKWNAQKQQMDSVKGVNITMGLPIIRTSVDHGTAFEIAGKGVASSDAMILAIESAVQLSKNRITQNA; this is encoded by the coding sequence ATGATCAATAAAAAACCAATTATAGGCATTACTATGGGCGACCCTGCGAGTATAGGGCCCGAAATAGCTATAAAGGCCCTGCTTACCAAACGATTGTTTGATATATGCAACCCTGTAATTATTGGCGATGCTGCTGTTTTTAATGATATTATTAAAAGGCTTGATATGCAGGCCATCATCAACCCTATAAAAAACATAAAGGACGCCGCCTTTATTTACGGCGAGCCTGATGTATATGACCTTCAAAATGTTGATATGAGCCAGCTCCGTTTTGGCGAAATATCGGCTATGGCGGGTAATGCATCTTTTGAGGCCGTAAAAAAAGTGATTGATCTTGCCCTTGCGGGGGAGGTTGATGCTACAGTTACCGGGCCCATCAATAAAAAATCGGTAAACGAAGCAGGGCATCATTTTGCCGGTCATACAGAAATATACGCGCATTTTACTGGTACAAAAAAATACGCCATGCTGCTGGTTGAGGATAATATGAAAGTGATCCACGTTTCAACCCATGTATCGTTAAGGCAGGCTTGCGACCTGGTAAAAAAAGACCGCATTGTACAGGTAATTGAACTGCTGCACAATGGTTTGATGCAATTAGGCGAAACCAACCTCAAAATAGGCATTGCCGGTCTTAACCCCCACGCGGGTGATTCCGGTTTATTTGGAACCGAGGACAACGAGGAAATACTGCCAGCCGTACTGGAAGCCCTTAAAGCCGGTTACGATGTAGAAGGCCCTATACCTGCAGATACCCTGTTTTCAAAAGCTTCAACAGGATATTACGGCGGCGTAGTGGCCATGTATCACGATCAGGGGCATATCCCCTTTAAGCTTACCGGCTTTAAATGGAACGCGCAAAAACAACAGATGGACAGTGTAAAAGGAGTGAATATTACCATGGGACTGCCTATTATACGCACTTCGGTTGATCATGGTACGGCTTTCGAAATAGCAGGAAAGGGAGTGGCCAGCAGTGATGCAATGATACTGGCTATTGAATCGGCCGTACAGCTTAGCAAAAACAGGATAACGCAAAACGCATGA
- a CDS encoding four-carbon acid sugar kinase family protein gives MIAVIADDLTGAAELAGIGLGYQLKTEVSTVVDPNCKADLLIIATNTRSLPEAEASHIMADLTIQLMLLKPKLIFKKIDSVLRGHILNEIESQLAVSGLKRTLIIPGNPLHEKKIVDGIYYYRDEPIHLSDYANDPVFPAITSNVKEMLRAANSINLLKTGEELPETGIMVGEVCDEIDLNYWVEQADGDTLLAGASGLFNNLLQHLFPAQPAGYSYPGLPGRRLFVFGSTFYQGKLAVNNGFMNNIAVHYVPAAIIGSDDDKQIIFLFASHVATSIIKQNNAIIAINPESLSGVKIDPVLLSHKIAAIVKQVIQYTTLNELLIEGGATAWSVLNRLNVKKLLPVTQLAPGVIRMSIPGDTRLYVTLKPGSYEWPAPVWVTN, from the coding sequence ATGATAGCCGTAATAGCAGATGATTTAACAGGAGCAGCAGAACTTGCCGGTATTGGCCTTGGTTATCAACTAAAAACAGAGGTTAGTACCGTTGTTGATCCAAACTGTAAAGCCGACCTGCTTATCATTGCAACCAATACACGTTCATTGCCCGAAGCTGAAGCCAGCCACATCATGGCCGACCTTACTATTCAATTGATGTTGCTTAAACCAAAGCTCATCTTTAAAAAGATAGATTCTGTTTTACGCGGCCATATTTTAAATGAAATTGAAAGCCAGTTAGCGGTTTCCGGATTAAAAAGGACATTAATTATTCCGGGCAATCCATTACATGAAAAAAAGATTGTTGACGGCATTTATTATTATAGAGATGAGCCGATACACCTTAGTGATTATGCCAATGATCCGGTATTTCCGGCAATAACATCAAATGTTAAAGAAATGCTAAGGGCCGCCAACTCCATAAACTTATTAAAAACCGGGGAAGAATTACCGGAAACCGGCATTATGGTTGGTGAGGTATGTGATGAAATTGATTTAAACTATTGGGTTGAACAAGCTGACGGTGATACGCTTTTAGCAGGTGCATCGGGTTTATTTAACAACCTGCTTCAGCATCTTTTCCCTGCACAACCGGCTGGTTATTCATATCCTGGCTTGCCAGGCCGGCGTTTGTTTGTATTTGGCAGCACATTTTACCAGGGCAAACTTGCGGTTAATAATGGCTTTATGAACAATATAGCTGTACATTATGTGCCAGCTGCCATCATTGGCAGCGATGATGACAAGCAAATAATTTTTCTGTTTGCCAGTCACGTTGCCACAAGTATTATCAAGCAAAACAATGCTATAATCGCCATAAATCCTGAATCTCTCAGCGGCGTAAAAATCGATCCCGTTTTATTAAGCCATAAAATAGCGGCCATTGTAAAACAGGTAATTCAGTATACTACCCTAAATGAATTGTTAATTGAAGGTGGTGCAACTGCATGGTCGGTTTTAAATCGGTTAAATGTTAAAAAATTATTGCCTGTTACCCAGTTAGCTCCGGGTGTCATCCGCATGAGCATACCCGGCGATACCCGATTATATGTAACTTTAAAGCCCGGCAGCTATGAGTGGCCCGCCCCGGTTTGGGTAACCAATTAA
- a CDS encoding C1 family peptidase — MIQKTQHYGWTPDLPDHRDLRYAIVRPEALAKPLPPMVDMRLQCPPVYDQGQLGSCTANAIGGAFQFELMRQKLPVFNPSRLFIYYNERVLEGTVSQDSGAQLRDGIKSVATLGVCDEKLWPYNIKKFAKKPTKTSFTKAKKSQALQYTRLNNMNISELKSCLATGNPFVFGFTVYQSFESATVAQTGVLPMPSKTESVLGGHAVMAAGYDDSKKAFIIRNSWGDAWGQKGYFLMPYDYITSTDLADDFWTITQVEG; from the coding sequence ATGATACAAAAAACTCAACACTACGGCTGGACACCCGACCTGCCCGATCACCGCGATTTAAGATATGCCATAGTTAGACCCGAAGCTTTAGCCAAGCCGCTACCACCAATGGTTGACATGCGGCTGCAATGCCCGCCCGTTTATGATCAGGGCCAATTAGGTTCATGTACGGCCAATGCCATAGGCGGCGCTTTTCAGTTTGAACTCATGAGGCAAAAATTGCCGGTTTTTAATCCATCGCGCCTGTTTATTTATTATAACGAACGGGTGCTGGAAGGCACTGTAAGCCAGGACAGCGGGGCCCAGCTGCGCGATGGCATAAAATCGGTAGCCACATTGGGTGTTTGCGACGAAAAACTTTGGCCGTACAACATCAAGAAGTTTGCCAAAAAGCCAACAAAAACATCATTTACAAAGGCAAAAAAAAGTCAGGCCCTGCAATATACCCGTCTAAATAATATGAATATCAGCGAGCTCAAATCGTGCCTCGCTACCGGCAATCCTTTTGTTTTTGGGTTTACGGTGTACCAAAGCTTTGAAAGTGCTACAGTTGCACAAACCGGCGTACTACCCATGCCTTCAAAAACCGAAAGTGTTTTGGGTGGCCACGCGGTTATGGCTGCCGGGTACGACGATAGTAAAAAAGCATTCATTATCCGCAACAGCTGGGGCGATGCCTGGGGACAAAAAGGCTATTTTTTAATGCCCTATGATTACATTACCAGTACTGACCTTGCAGATGACTTTTGGACAATAACGCAGGTAGAAGGGTAA